One genomic segment of Mytilus galloprovincialis chromosome 5, xbMytGall1.hap1.1, whole genome shotgun sequence includes these proteins:
- the LOC143074579 gene encoding uncharacterized protein LOC143074579 produces the protein MRMRIKNLLVMFVLITVNENLVETCQVNEFECSDGNCIPIAKTCDYDVDCPDRSDEIMCPTVQACPEGLSRCSSGKCVVRQLECSTSANFGNHTTPENKSDCDWKICVLVPISVAVVCFVSVIIFIVFIKKITSSKSKTDPED, from the exons ATGAGGATGAGAATTAAGAATCTTTTAGTAATGTTTGTGTTAATTACTGTTAATGAAAATCttg TAGAGACATGTCAAGTGAACGAATTTGAGTGTTCTGACGGAAACTGTATTCCAATTGCAAAGACATGTGATTACGATGTTGATTGCCCAGATCGTTCTGATGAAATCATGT GTCCTACTGTGCAAGCTTGTCCCGAAGGACTAAGCCGTTGCAGTTCAGGAAAATGTGTAGTTCGACAATTGGAATGTTCAACATCAGCTAACTTTGGAAACCATACTACGCCAGAAAACAAATCAG ATTGTGATTGGAAAATTTGCGTACTAGTACCTATCTCTGTTGCAGTTGTGTGTTTCGTATCTGTAATTATATTTATAGTATTCATAAAGAAAATAAC GAGTTCAAAGTCAAAAACGGATCCTGAGGATTAA